One region of Seriola aureovittata isolate HTS-2021-v1 ecotype China chromosome 15, ASM2101889v1, whole genome shotgun sequence genomic DNA includes:
- the ccdc169 gene encoding coiled-coil domain containing 169 — METASHKLFFSRCKFFRNMAGESDYSKYDLARLQAELKQEREIKEMLEESVSDLRSTMRELQDRLHSVDGEGNEWKTRYETQIELNGQLERQISLIHERLEDLRGNPMDRLASIRSYDDMTVETLSQRLKLLTEEKCDLQSQLMDCHLRTEQEGKAFHKTNDERRAYLSEIAKLSSTLEAQRRQFSTQPQRALSKVRSSVRHSSYRGKQTSRKAEAASKKGKEREEDGGEVLGKGEGGCEATAERREEKKSQRESRLPTLKHYLKHNP, encoded by the exons atggaaactgcGAGTCACAAACTTTTCTTCAGTCGATGTAAGTTTTTCAGAAACATGGCTGGAGAGAGCGACTACAGCAAATACGATCTGGCACGCCTACAGGCAGAGCTCAAGCAAGAAAGGGAAATtaa AGAGATGCTGGAAGAATCAGTGTCTGACTTGCGTAGTACTATGCGTGAACTGCAAGACAGACTACACAGTGTTGATGGAGAAG GGAATGAGTGGAAGACCAGGTATGAGACACAGATAGAGCTAAACGGACAGTTGGAAAGACAGATCTCACTCATTCATGAGAGACTGGAGGACCTACGAGGCAACCCCATGG ATCGACTGGCCTCCATCCGATCTTACGATGACATGACAGTA GAAACACTGAGCCAGCGTCTGAAGCTACTGACTGAGGAAAAGTGTGACCTCCAGAGTCAGCTGATGGACTGTCATCTCAGAACTGAGCAGGAGGGAAAG GCATTTCATAAAACCAATGATGAGAGACGGGCATATCTTTCAGAGATTGCTAAG CTGTCCTCCACCCTTGAAGCCCAAAGACGACAGTTCTCCACTCAGCCACAGAGGGCACTAAGCAAAGTGAGGAGCTCAGTGAGGCACAGCAGTTACAG AGGGAAGCAGACCAGCAGGAAGGCAGAGGCTGCCTctaagaaaggaaaagaaagagaggaagatggaggagaagtGCTTGGAAAAGGAGAAGGTGGTTGTGaagcaacagcagagagaagagaagagaagaaatcCCAAAGGGAAAGCAGGCTACCCACCTTAAAGCACTACCTGAAACACAATCCCTAA
- the sparta gene encoding spartin a isoform X1 has translation MAEPAELLLIKDQYELAFHSLSRGLTAEEAGKREEALEYYRKGRQHLTQGVEVPTGGERHQGVAWDTARQLQQRMRDTLSTVNTHLSDLETSQLTTGGQRDRLLMDLPPNLYPDLAPNSHPPHSSLHHLYPTIPPTNQNTTPTPNTAPVRPASPALPPRRMHPAVAPETIAMAHPGDQPPAYTPVPTDGHRSLAYGTAGGGLESGKQTGAAARRDGNELLYIPSGVQMFFVAPDGQVSSLSNPGYLRIIAFDSESKVSTAGRPSAFLHVCDWLYPLSADTPVLLANSGIFMFPDSLAETPGSYVGIVLSSELPAADREMFQDLLSQLAELRVQGPEGAGSEVVNLSMKVPLGPPEEQKKLSVPTGEKDKLPLPGWSEKMAQGILSGATKLSEGFAKGAEATGRAIQKGAAKIRDHITPEETPSEVSPRVTKSLQVAKQATGGAVRVSQFLVNGVSTVAGHVAEKMAPHVKKQGAKLVPESMRKSKEGQASNFDGAKFVAASSIQGFSTIWSSLETGAKLVGKSVAAETVTTVKYKYGDDASQATDTALRSVANVGVTAHNIDNLGIKAFLKTTGKATAKAMVKGSGGQSAETEGKEAQRQEHQAETEGEGKAEEEKELKK, from the exons ATGGCAGagcctgctgagctgctgctcatcAAGGACCAGTATGAGTTGGCGTTTCACTCCCTGAGTCGTGGGCTAACAGCTGAAGAGGCcgggaaaagagaggaggccCTGGAGTATTACAGAAAGGGCCGACAGCACCTTACCCAAGGAGTGGAAGTTCCCACTGGGGGGGAGAGGCACCAGGGAGTGGCCTGGGACACGGCCAGGCAGCTTCAACAGAGAATGAGGGACACTCTGAGTACTGTAAACACCCACCTCTCTGACCTGGAGACCTCTCAGCTGACAACAGGAGGCCAGAGGGACCGACTGTTGATGGATCTTCCTCCTAATCTTTATCCAGACCTGGCACCTAACAGTCACCCTCCCCACAGCTCTCTCCACCATCTATACCCCACCATACCCCCTACCAACCAGAACACTACCCCAACCCCAAATACAGCCCCTGTCAGACCTGCTTCCCCTGCTCTACCACCCAGACGTATGCACCCTGCAGTGGCCCCAGAAACTATAGCCATGGCTCACCCAGGGGACCAGCCTCCAGCTTACACACCAGTGCCGACAGACGGGCACCGTAGCCTGGCTTATGGTACTGCTGGAGGTGGCCTTGAGTCAGGAAAGCAGACTGGAGCAGCAGCAAGACGAGATGGAAACGAGCTGCTTTACATTCCCTCTGGGGTGCAGATGTTTTTCGTGGCACCAGATGGACAGGTCAGCTCCCTGTCTAATCCAGGGTACCTTCGCATCATCGCATTTGATAGTGAGAGCAAGGTTTCAACTGCAGGAAGACCCTCAGCATTTCTACAT gTGTGTGACTGGCTGTACCCACTGTCAGCAGACACTCCAGTGCTGTTGGCTAACTCCGGGATCTTCATGTTCCCTGACTCTTTGGCGGAGACTCCGGGGTCCTATGTGGGCATAGTGTTGTCATCTGAACTGCCTGCTGCCGACCGAGAGATGTTTCAGGACCTCCTGTCACAGCTGGCTGAACTCAGGGTCCAG GGTCCAGAGGGGGCAGGATCAGAGGTCGTCAACCTGAGTATGAAAGTCCCCCTTGGTCCCCCAGAAGAgcaaaaaaaactgtcagtgcCAACTGGGGAGAAGGACAAACTACCACTTCCTGGATGGAGTGAGAAGATGGCACAAGGAATCTTGTCAG GAGCTACAAAGTTGAGTGAAGGGTTTGCAAAAGGAGCAGAGGCCACAGGTAGAGCCATTCAAAAAGGAGCAGCCAAGATCCGGGACCACATCACACCTGAGGAAACTCCTTCAGAGGTCAGCCCCCGGGTCACCAAAAGTCTGCAGGTGGCTAAACAGGCCACCGGAGGTGCTGTGCGAGTCAGCCAGTTTTTGG TTAATGGAGTGAGCACTGTGGCAGGACATGTGGCAGAGAAAATGGCGCCCCATGTGAAGAAACAAGGCGCCAAGCTGGTCCCAGAGTCTATGAGGAAGAGCAAAGAGGGCCAGGCGTCCAATTTTGATGGAGCCAAATTTGTGGCAGCCAGCAGTATACAAG GTTTCTCTACTATTTGGTCCAGTCTGGAGACCGGAGCAAAGCTTGTTGGCAAAAGTGTTGCAGCAGAGACTGTCACAACTGTGAAGTACAA GTACGGTGATGACGCAAGCCAAGCCACAGACACAGCTCTCCGGTCAGTGGCAAATGTTGGTGTGACTGCACACAACATTGACAATCTGGGCATCAAAGCCTTCCTGAAGACAACAGGCAAGGCGACAGCGAAGGCCATGGTCAAAGGCTCGGGAGGACAGTCAGCAGAAACTGAGGGGAAAGAGGCGCAGAGACAAGAACATCAAGCAGAGACTGAGGGAGAAGGAAaagcagaagaggagaaagagttGAAAAAATAG
- the sparta gene encoding spartin a isoform X2, with the protein MAEPAELLLIKDQYELAFHSLSRGLTAEEAGKREEALEYYRKGRQHLTQGVEVPTGGERHQGVAWDTARQLQQRMRDTLSTVNTHLSDLETSQLTTGGQRDRLLMDLPPNLYPDLAPNSHPPHSSLHHLYPTIPPTNQNTTPTPNTAPVRPASPALPPRRMHPAVAPETIAMAHPGDQPPAYTPVPTDGHRSLAYGTAGGGLESGKQTGAAARRDGNELLYIPSGVQMFFVAPDGQVSSLSNPGYLRIIAFDSESKVSTAGRPSAFLHVCDWLYPLSADTPVLLANSGIFMFPDSLAETPGSYVGIVLSSELPAADREMFQDLLSQLAELRVQGPEGAGSEVVNLSMKVPLGPPEEQKKLSVPTGEKDKLPLPGWSEKMAQGILSGATKLSEGFAKGAEATGRAIQKGAAKIRDHITPEETPSEVSPRVTKSLQVAKQATGGAVRVSQFLVNGVSTVAGHVAEKMAPHVKKQGAKLVPESMRKSKEGQASNFDGAKFVAASSIQGFSTIWSSLETGAKLVGKSVAAETVTTVKYKFKGLGNLINMSSNI; encoded by the exons ATGGCAGagcctgctgagctgctgctcatcAAGGACCAGTATGAGTTGGCGTTTCACTCCCTGAGTCGTGGGCTAACAGCTGAAGAGGCcgggaaaagagaggaggccCTGGAGTATTACAGAAAGGGCCGACAGCACCTTACCCAAGGAGTGGAAGTTCCCACTGGGGGGGAGAGGCACCAGGGAGTGGCCTGGGACACGGCCAGGCAGCTTCAACAGAGAATGAGGGACACTCTGAGTACTGTAAACACCCACCTCTCTGACCTGGAGACCTCTCAGCTGACAACAGGAGGCCAGAGGGACCGACTGTTGATGGATCTTCCTCCTAATCTTTATCCAGACCTGGCACCTAACAGTCACCCTCCCCACAGCTCTCTCCACCATCTATACCCCACCATACCCCCTACCAACCAGAACACTACCCCAACCCCAAATACAGCCCCTGTCAGACCTGCTTCCCCTGCTCTACCACCCAGACGTATGCACCCTGCAGTGGCCCCAGAAACTATAGCCATGGCTCACCCAGGGGACCAGCCTCCAGCTTACACACCAGTGCCGACAGACGGGCACCGTAGCCTGGCTTATGGTACTGCTGGAGGTGGCCTTGAGTCAGGAAAGCAGACTGGAGCAGCAGCAAGACGAGATGGAAACGAGCTGCTTTACATTCCCTCTGGGGTGCAGATGTTTTTCGTGGCACCAGATGGACAGGTCAGCTCCCTGTCTAATCCAGGGTACCTTCGCATCATCGCATTTGATAGTGAGAGCAAGGTTTCAACTGCAGGAAGACCCTCAGCATTTCTACAT gTGTGTGACTGGCTGTACCCACTGTCAGCAGACACTCCAGTGCTGTTGGCTAACTCCGGGATCTTCATGTTCCCTGACTCTTTGGCGGAGACTCCGGGGTCCTATGTGGGCATAGTGTTGTCATCTGAACTGCCTGCTGCCGACCGAGAGATGTTTCAGGACCTCCTGTCACAGCTGGCTGAACTCAGGGTCCAG GGTCCAGAGGGGGCAGGATCAGAGGTCGTCAACCTGAGTATGAAAGTCCCCCTTGGTCCCCCAGAAGAgcaaaaaaaactgtcagtgcCAACTGGGGAGAAGGACAAACTACCACTTCCTGGATGGAGTGAGAAGATGGCACAAGGAATCTTGTCAG GAGCTACAAAGTTGAGTGAAGGGTTTGCAAAAGGAGCAGAGGCCACAGGTAGAGCCATTCAAAAAGGAGCAGCCAAGATCCGGGACCACATCACACCTGAGGAAACTCCTTCAGAGGTCAGCCCCCGGGTCACCAAAAGTCTGCAGGTGGCTAAACAGGCCACCGGAGGTGCTGTGCGAGTCAGCCAGTTTTTGG TTAATGGAGTGAGCACTGTGGCAGGACATGTGGCAGAGAAAATGGCGCCCCATGTGAAGAAACAAGGCGCCAAGCTGGTCCCAGAGTCTATGAGGAAGAGCAAAGAGGGCCAGGCGTCCAATTTTGATGGAGCCAAATTTGTGGCAGCCAGCAGTATACAAG GTTTCTCTACTATTTGGTCCAGTCTGGAGACCGGAGCAAAGCTTGTTGGCAAAAGTGTTGCAGCAGAGACTGTCACAACTGTGAAGTACAA ATTCAAGGGCTTAGGGAATCTAATAAACATGTCCAGCAACATATGA
- the ccna1 gene encoding cyclin-A1 isoform X2 — MMNFSTNAHYGSHTSKENVPPSSKMDASQVQKARQRTVLGVLSENEQRGRSLSKGSQFSKHSSISDSSQHTFLGCTSSSSYDVYVEEACEVVLAASGQEVVSDNYYRDTETAALQNEGLRLLLELSSSSCLDASMQSEKDESLMSEEVLCVSEYAEDIYRHLRESELKLKPLPGYLEKHPEITSGMRLILVDWLVEVVQEYKLRSETLHLAVNYLDRFLSCTAYVKRGKLQLVGTAALLIASKYEEIFPPELNDFVYITDSTYTKKQLVRMEHVFLRVLAFKMAAPTTNQFLRLFMSIHSVCATTENLALYVAELSLLEIEPFLQYSPSIVAAGAYCLASYTVNKSHWVLSCFVDHSTCRSAFPMNHCSTLLLTLLTEQNKPN, encoded by the exons ATG atgaacttCAGCACAAATGCCCATTACGGCAGTCACACTAGCAAAGAAAATGTTCCACCGTCAAGCAAAATGGATGCATCACAGGTCCAGAAAGCCAGGCAGCGGACAGTGCTTGGTGTTTTGTCAGAAAATGAGCAGCGTGGTCGATCCCTCAGCAAG GGAAGCCAATTTTCCAAACACAGCTCGATCTCAGACAGCTCTCAGCACACCTTTCTCGGCTGTACCTCCAGTTCCAGCTATGATGTTTATGTTGAAGAGGCTTGTGAAGTTGTTCTTGCGGCTTCTGGTCAAGAAGTTGTGTCTGACAACTATTACCGAGATACTGAAACCGCTGCCCTGCAAAACGAAGGGCTGAGACTCCTGCTGGAGCTTAGTTCAA GTTCATGCCTGGATGCTTCTATGCAGTCTGAAAAAGATGAATCCCTGATGTCAGAggaggtgctgtgtgtgtctgagtatGCAGAGGACATTTACCGACACTTGAGGGAGAGTGAA TTGAAGTTGAAGCCTCTTCCAGGCTACTTGGAGAAACATCCGGAGATCACCAGTGGCATGCGGCTCATCCTGGTGGACTGGCTGGTGGAAGTCGTCCAGGAGTACAAGCTCCGTTCTGAAACTCTGCATCTTGCTGTCAACTATTTGGACCGCTTTCTGTCCTGCACGGCGTATGTAAAACGGGGCAAGCTGCAGCTGGTTGGCACAGCTGCATTACTGATCGCTTC AAAATATGAGGAGATCTTCCCTCCCGAGCTGAATGACTTTGTGTACATCACAGACAGCACCTACACCAAGAAGCAGTTGGTTCGAATGGAGCATGTTTTCCTAAGAGTGCTGGCCTTCAAGATGGCCGCACCAACTACAAACCAGTTCCTTCGCCTTTTCATGTCCATCCACTCTGTCTGTGCCACCACAGAGAACCTGGCCCTG TATGTAGCAGAGTTAAGCCTGCTGGAAATTGAACCATTCCTACAGTACAGCCCATCTATAGTGGCAGCTGGAGCCTACTGCCTGGCCTCCTATACTGTAAACAAATCTCACTGG GTATTGTCGTGTTTCGTGGATCACTCCACCTGCCGTTCTGCCTTTCCTATGAATCACTGCTCCACCCTTCTTCTGACGCTTctgacagaacaaaacaaacccaactGA
- the ccna1 gene encoding cyclin-A1 isoform X1, whose translation MMNFSTNAHYGSHTSKENVPPSSKMDASQVQKARQRTVLGVLSENEQRGRSLSKGSQFSKHSSISDSSQHTFLGCTSSSSYDVYVEEACEVVLAASGQEVVSDNYYRDTETAALQNEGLRLLLELSSSSCLDASMQSEKDESLMSEEVLCVSEYAEDIYRHLRESELKLKPLPGYLEKHPEITSGMRLILVDWLVEVVQEYKLRSETLHLAVNYLDRFLSCTAYVKRGKLQLVGTAALLIASKYEEIFPPELNDFVYITDSTYTKKQLVRMEHVFLRVLAFKMAAPTTNQFLRLFMSIHSVCATTENLALYVAELSLLEIEPFLQYSPSIVAAGAYCLASYTVNKSHWPESLCVFTGYTMAEIEPCVTDLHKLHISAESHPQQAVREKFKNSKYCRVSWITPPAVLPFL comes from the exons ATG atgaacttCAGCACAAATGCCCATTACGGCAGTCACACTAGCAAAGAAAATGTTCCACCGTCAAGCAAAATGGATGCATCACAGGTCCAGAAAGCCAGGCAGCGGACAGTGCTTGGTGTTTTGTCAGAAAATGAGCAGCGTGGTCGATCCCTCAGCAAG GGAAGCCAATTTTCCAAACACAGCTCGATCTCAGACAGCTCTCAGCACACCTTTCTCGGCTGTACCTCCAGTTCCAGCTATGATGTTTATGTTGAAGAGGCTTGTGAAGTTGTTCTTGCGGCTTCTGGTCAAGAAGTTGTGTCTGACAACTATTACCGAGATACTGAAACCGCTGCCCTGCAAAACGAAGGGCTGAGACTCCTGCTGGAGCTTAGTTCAA GTTCATGCCTGGATGCTTCTATGCAGTCTGAAAAAGATGAATCCCTGATGTCAGAggaggtgctgtgtgtgtctgagtatGCAGAGGACATTTACCGACACTTGAGGGAGAGTGAA TTGAAGTTGAAGCCTCTTCCAGGCTACTTGGAGAAACATCCGGAGATCACCAGTGGCATGCGGCTCATCCTGGTGGACTGGCTGGTGGAAGTCGTCCAGGAGTACAAGCTCCGTTCTGAAACTCTGCATCTTGCTGTCAACTATTTGGACCGCTTTCTGTCCTGCACGGCGTATGTAAAACGGGGCAAGCTGCAGCTGGTTGGCACAGCTGCATTACTGATCGCTTC AAAATATGAGGAGATCTTCCCTCCCGAGCTGAATGACTTTGTGTACATCACAGACAGCACCTACACCAAGAAGCAGTTGGTTCGAATGGAGCATGTTTTCCTAAGAGTGCTGGCCTTCAAGATGGCCGCACCAACTACAAACCAGTTCCTTCGCCTTTTCATGTCCATCCACTCTGTCTGTGCCACCACAGAGAACCTGGCCCTG TATGTAGCAGAGTTAAGCCTGCTGGAAATTGAACCATTCCTACAGTACAGCCCATCTATAGTGGCAGCTGGAGCCTACTGCCTGGCCTCCTATACTGTAAACAAATCTCACTGG CCTGAATCCTTATGTGTGTTTACTGGCTATACCATGGCTGAAATTGAGCCCTGCGTGACTGACCTCCACAAGCTACACATCAGTGCAGAGAGTCACCCACAACAGGCCGTCAGAGAAAAATTTAAGAATTCAAA GTATTGTCGTGTTTCGTGGATCACTCCACCTGCCGTTCTGCCTTTCCTATGA